From the Streptomyces sp. SN-593 genome, the window GGCGCCGAGCCCGCGTCGTCCGACGGTGCTCCCGTGCCGGCCGGCGCCGAGCCCGCGTCAGCCGGCGGCGGCGCCCGGCCGGCCGGCGGCGGTGATCCCGAGCAGGAGGTGCGCGATCCGCTCCCCGCCCTCCAGGAATTCGCGGCGGTCGAACACCCGCAACTCCCGGCCGCACTCCGCGGCGATGTCGTGCAGCAGGGCCAGGTCGCCGCGGTCGCTGAACTGGAGCAGCGCCGAGCCGCCCTCGGTCAGCAGTTCCGGCGCACCCGTCAGGTACCGCCGGTGTGCCCGGTAGCCCGGGTCCACGTACGCGCGCTCGTGGTCGGTCGCGTACGGGTAGTCGTCCGGCGCGAGGACGAAGTTGGAGTGCCAGTACACGGTGTCGAAGCGCTCGGCCGGGTCCAGCGCTGCGAACAGGTCGCTGTGGACGACCCGCACCCGGTCCGCCACGCCGTGCCGCGCGACGTTGGCCTCCGCGTTGCGCACGGCGGCCGGGTTCACGTCGGTGGCGACCACCCGCGGGCAGCCCGCCAACGCGGCCGAGACCGCGATGACCCCGGTCCCGCACCCGATCTCCAGGAACGACCCCTGGCGCCAGAAGTCCGGCTGCGTGCCGCCGGCGAGCCCCAGGACCTCCGCCGCCACCCGGGTCGTCGCCGAGTCCGCCGGGGAGAACACCCCGCCGAGCAGGTCCCACTCCCGCCCCGCCAGCGCGAACGTCGCCGGTCTGTCCGTCCGGTTCAGCGCCCGCCGGCTGCGCTCCAGCGACCGCGTGAAGCTCCTCAGCTCCAGCATCCGTGTCCTATCCCGAGAGCCGTCCGCACCACCGTCGTCCCCGTCGACGCCATGGTGATCAGTGCCGTCGCCTGCCGGAAGGTGGTCGCACCACACCGATCGCCCGCCGGGGAGGTGGCCCGGGCACCGGTCCGGGCGGCCCGGTGGGTGTATGCCCACGGGTGGGCCGGAATGACCTGTTACCTCAGTGTCTGCACGGTACACTGAGCAGTTCGACGGGGTCCTGGGACGAGGGGCGCTGGGTGGATCCGGATCGCACCACGCACGACGAGGACGCGGACTCGCCCGCGCTGACCGTTCTTCGGCTCCTGGCCCAGGAAGCGCCGCCCTGGCACTTCGAGGACCTGCTCAGGGAGGCGAAGCGGCGTCGGCTGACGGAGCGTCAGCAGGGCGGGCTGCGGCAGGCCGTCCGGCTGGCGCTGGACGTCCGCGCCTCGCTGGAGCGGCAGCGCGAGCGGCAGGCCGCGACGGCGGCCCTGGTCACCGCCGCCCAGGAGATGGCCGGCAGCGGCGCCGACGTGCTGAGCGCCGTCACCCGCCACGCGCGGCTGCTGCTGCACCTGGACATGACGTACGCCACCTTCCAGCAGGAGGACGGCAGTTCGTACGTGCGGCACACCCACGGCGAGACGACGGCGCTCAGCGTCGGGCTCGCACTGGGCCGGGGCAAGGGCCTGGGCCAGCTGGCCCAGCAGCACAGGGCCCCCTTCTGGTCCCCGGACTACCTGGCCGACGACCGCTTCCCGCACGCGCGGAACATCGACGAGGTGGTGCGCCTGGAAGGGCTCCACGCCATCCTCGTCGTCCCCATGCACCACGGCGACGAGCCCATCGGGGCGCTGTACGGCGCCGCCCGGAGCGTGCGCCACTTCACCGCCGACGAGGTCAGCCTGATGCGGGACCTGGCCAACCTGTCCGCCTCGGCCATCGCGGCGGTACGGCGGCAGGAGCGGTCCGACGCGCGGGTGGCGGAGGCGGAGCTCGACGCGGCCCGCGCGCGGGCCGGGTGGACGCGCCTGAACGACGTCTGCGACGTGCAGACCCGGCTGATGGACATGGTGCTCGACGGCTGCGGGCTCGGCGACGTCCTGCACACGGCCGCGGACGCGCTGGGGGGCACCCTGTGCGTACGCGACACCCACGGCCGCACCTCGGCGGCCACCGGCCCGCTCCCGGACCTCGAAGAGGCGGTGACGATCAAGGCGTTCGTGGACACGCACGCCGGCGACGGGCCCGTGGCCGTCACCGACACCGTGTGGGCCACGCGGCTGGGATCGGGCGCCTCGGACCCCGCCGTCCTCCTCTTCGAGACCGCCCACCCGCCGACGCCCGAGGCGGGGCGGCTGCTGCGGACCGCCGGACAGGCCGTCGCCCTCACCCTCCAGCGGCAGTACGCCGCGTCCTCGGCCGGACCGGTGCGGGACGAGTACCTCGACGACCTGCTCTCGCCCGCCGCGCGCTCCACCCGCCGGCTGGCCGAACGCGCCCGGCGGCTGCGGATCGACCCCGAGGACGAGCGCGTCGTCCTGGTGCTCCACCCCGAGTGCGGCAACCTGGGCGAGGCCAGCAGCTGGGCCGCCTCGTACGCCCACCGACACGGCGGGATACGGACGGTGCGCCGTGAGTGCCTGGTGCTGCTGCTGCCCGGCGCGGACCCCTCGGCGGTCGCGCGGTCCGCCTCGGCGGAACTGTCCGGCGTCCTCGGGCACCCCGTCACCGCGGGGGCGGCCGGGCCGACACGGGACCTGTCCTCGGTCCGGGAGACCTACGAGGAGGCGCGGCGGTGTCTGGACACCCTGACCGCCCTCGGCTGCGCGGGCCGCGCGGCGGCGGCCAGGGACCTGGGCTTCCTGGGGCTGCTGCTGTCGGACGACAGCGACGTCGACGGGTTCGTCACCTCGGCCCTCGGCCCGCTGCTCGACTACGACACCCGCCGATCCACCGACCTGGTCGGCACCCTGGAGGCGTACTTCGCCGCCGCCGGCAGCCCGACCCGGGCCGCCCAGCTACTGCACGTCCACACCAACACCGTCATGCGCCGCCTGGCCCGGATCACCGAACTCCTGGGCCCGACCTGGCACGAGCCCGCCGGCGCCCTGGAGATCCAACTGGCGTTACGGCTGCGGCGGGTCAAGGAGGCGATGCGTCCGTGACCCGTGGCGCATGATCCGTGGCCTGTGGCCTGTGGCCCGTGGCTTGTCGCGGGGCGCGGGGCTGCCGGCCGGGGTGGACCGCCCCCGTGGGAGCGGTCCGTGCGCGCCGCCGGTCACCCCCAGGGCACGACGGTGCCGGCCAGGGAGGTGGCGGCGTGGGCGGCGGACGCCAGCGTGACGTGCCGGTGCCAGCCGCGGAAGGAGCGCCCGTCGAAGTCCTTGAGACCGACGCCCTCCCCGGTCCCGTCCAGCGCCCGCCCCACCCGCCCGGCGAGGTCGGTGACGCGCAGGAGCGAACGGACCGGGAACGCCTCCATGTTGGTGATCCAGCACCGCGTCGGTTGCAGTCGCGGTTCCTCCAACTCTCCGAGCAGCAGCAGGTTGCCGCCGTTCCCGCCGGGTATCCCGCTCCCGCACGCGCCGGCGGAGCCGGTCCCGTCACCGGGCCCCGTCTGCCCGGGGCCGGCGAACCGGCCCGCCGTGCCGACCCGTACCCCGACCGCCCACGACGTGCCGTGGATGCCGGGGGAGCCGGCCGGACCCGGACGGTCGACACGGCGGCGCAGCCCCTTGGCCAGGGCGAGGATCTGCTGCGCGCCGTACGTCCGGCCGGCGTGCCGGGCGAGCGCGGGGTCGCGGACCGTCAGCGGTGCGGTGCCGCTCACCCGGGCCACGACCGGGACGCCCGCCGCGGTGAACCGGCCGAGCGTGTCCGCGATCCGGTCCACGGGCGCGTTCAGCACGACCGGACGCGGCGCCAGCCGCCAGTCGGCCATGGGCCGCAGGACCGTCGCGGCGGCGCACTGCTCCCAGGTCTCCTCCGGGGCCTCGTCCGGAATCTCGGCCCGGCACCGCCGGGCGGGGTCCCGTAACCACGGCTCGGGCAGGTAGAGCCGCCAGTGGACCGGGACGTCCAGGGCGTCGGACACGTGCCACAGTCCGAACGCCCGCTGGCCGTGGAACGCCTTCTCGGTGCCCGGGTCCACGTCCTCGTGGACGCCCACCGACCGGTCGCCGGCCTTCGGGATCGGCATCGGCTGGACCACCCACAGGTGCGGGGAACTGACCGTCCGCACGTAGCCGGCCAGCGCGCGCCGTACCGGCATCCAGTCCCAGGTGGAACTGCTGATGAAGTGGTGCAAGCTCTGCTCCATGCCCGCCCCGCCGACGTGGGCGCCGATGTTCCGGATCGTCTTGCGCCCCTCCGCCAGCAGTAGGCCGCGCAGGTACAGCTCCCCCTTGCGGCGCTGGTCCCGCCGTGGGAAGGAGCCGAACAGCGCGTCGGACAGCCCCCGTACGGCCTGCTCGGGCGCGTCGCGCGGAGGGGCGGCCGACCCGGGTGACCGGCCCGGGCCCGGCGGTGCGTACGCGGCGGTGTTCTCCTCGGTCCGGATGCTCACGGCGGCTCCCCTCACTATGCCGCTGGCAAGACTGACCGCGCCGAACTGCACGGACCAGGTCGGCGGGATCCCGGATGTGGGCCCCCAGAAGGTGGCCCGCCCACCTTCCGCCGCGTGCCCGCGGGGGCGTGGGCGGGCGGCGGGTGGGCGTCCGGGGCGGAGGGAGCGGCGCGGGCCGGGCGGGCCGGGCGGAGGTGAGGGCCGGGCGGAGGTGACGGGGCGACACGGTCCGCGTCGTGCTCCGGCGGTGTCCGGGCGTTTGGTAGCTTCGTCGCCGTGACCGTGGCGTTGATCGACTCAGGGCTGGGGCTCGTGCCCACCGCGGGCTGGCTCCGGCACCTCGCTCCGCAGTGCGATCTGCTGCTGCTCATGGACCCCGAGGGCGCGCCGTGGGGGTCGCGGACGGCGTCCTACGTCACCGACCGCCTGCTGACCGCCGCCCGCACCGCGGTCGCGCGGGGCGCCCGGGCGCTCGTGGTGCCCTGCAACACGGCGACCGTCACCGCGATCGACCTGCTGCGCGGCGAGTTCGAGCCCGATCTGCCGGTGGTGGGCACCGTCCCGGCGGTGAAGCCGGCCGCCGCGGGCGGCCGGAGCGTCGCGGTGTGGGCGACGGTGCGCACCACGGCGAGCGCCTACCAGGAACGCCTGATCGCGGGGTTCGCGCAGGGCATTCCGGTCGCGCGCGTCGCCTGCCCGGGGCTCGCCGAGGCGATCGACCACGCCGACACCGACGCCACGGCCGCCGCGATCACGGCGGCCGCCGAGCGCACCCCGGACGACTGCGACGCCGTGGTGCTGGGCTGCACCCACTACCCGCTCGTCGCCCCGCGGATCCTGGAGAGCCTGCCGGCCGGGGTCACGCTGTACGACAGCGCCGAGGCGGTCGCCCGCCAGACCCTGCGGCGCCTGGACCTGCCCGCGGCACCCGACGGGGGAGCCGAACGGGCCGCGGGCACCGTCGAGGTACGGCTGAGCGGCCGGCCCGGCGCGCTCCCGGCCGCCGCCCTCGCCTACCCGGTGGGGCGGGCGCTGGCCGCCGGCACCCGGGTGCCGCGCGGGGCCCTCCTGTCCGGGGCC encodes:
- a CDS encoding IS701 family transposase codes for the protein MRTEENTAAYAPPGPGRSPGSAAPPRDAPEQAVRGLSDALFGSFPRRDQRRKGELYLRGLLLAEGRKTIRNIGAHVGGAGMEQSLHHFISSSTWDWMPVRRALAGYVRTVSSPHLWVVQPMPIPKAGDRSVGVHEDVDPGTEKAFHGQRAFGLWHVSDALDVPVHWRLYLPEPWLRDPARRCRAEIPDEAPEETWEQCAAATVLRPMADWRLAPRPVVLNAPVDRIADTLGRFTAAGVPVVARVSGTAPLTVRDPALARHAGRTYGAQQILALAKGLRRRVDRPGPAGSPGIHGTSWAVGVRVGTAGRFAGPGQTGPGDGTGSAGACGSGIPGGNGGNLLLLGELEEPRLQPTRCWITNMEAFPVRSLLRVTDLAGRVGRALDGTGEGVGLKDFDGRSFRGWHRHVTLASAAHAATSLAGTVVPWG
- a CDS encoding methyltransferase domain-containing protein; its protein translation is MLELRSFTRSLERSRRALNRTDRPATFALAGREWDLLGGVFSPADSATTRVAAEVLGLAGGTQPDFWRQGSFLEIGCGTGVIAVSAALAGCPRVVATDVNPAAVRNAEANVARHGVADRVRVVHSDLFAALDPAERFDTVYWHSNFVLAPDDYPYATDHERAYVDPGYRAHRRYLTGAPELLTEGGSALLQFSDRGDLALLHDIAAECGRELRVFDRREFLEGGERIAHLLLGITAAGRPGAAAG
- a CDS encoding glutamate racemase, giving the protein MTVALIDSGLGLVPTAGWLRHLAPQCDLLLLMDPEGAPWGSRTASYVTDRLLTAARTAVARGARALVVPCNTATVTAIDLLRGEFEPDLPVVGTVPAVKPAAAGGRSVAVWATVRTTASAYQERLIAGFAQGIPVARVACPGLAEAIDHADTDATAAAITAAAERTPDDCDAVVLGCTHYPLVAPRILESLPAGVTLYDSAEAVARQTLRRLDLPAAPDGGAERAAGTVEVRLSGRPGALPAAALAYPVGRALAAGTRVPRGALLSGATRRPMAAAPN
- a CDS encoding helix-turn-helix domain-containing protein, which codes for MDPDRTTHDEDADSPALTVLRLLAQEAPPWHFEDLLREAKRRRLTERQQGGLRQAVRLALDVRASLERQRERQAATAALVTAAQEMAGSGADVLSAVTRHARLLLHLDMTYATFQQEDGSSYVRHTHGETTALSVGLALGRGKGLGQLAQQHRAPFWSPDYLADDRFPHARNIDEVVRLEGLHAILVVPMHHGDEPIGALYGAARSVRHFTADEVSLMRDLANLSASAIAAVRRQERSDARVAEAELDAARARAGWTRLNDVCDVQTRLMDMVLDGCGLGDVLHTAADALGGTLCVRDTHGRTSAATGPLPDLEEAVTIKAFVDTHAGDGPVAVTDTVWATRLGSGASDPAVLLFETAHPPTPEAGRLLRTAGQAVALTLQRQYAASSAGPVRDEYLDDLLSPAARSTRRLAERARRLRIDPEDERVVLVLHPECGNLGEASSWAASYAHRHGGIRTVRRECLVLLLPGADPSAVARSASAELSGVLGHPVTAGAAGPTRDLSSVRETYEEARRCLDTLTALGCAGRAAAARDLGFLGLLLSDDSDVDGFVTSALGPLLDYDTRRSTDLVGTLEAYFAAAGSPTRAAQLLHVHTNTVMRRLARITELLGPTWHEPAGALEIQLALRLRRVKEAMRP